The genomic window CTCAAACAGCGCAGTCACGCCCCCATCCATCCGGGTTTCAGAGCTTGCCCCGGGCCAGGTTGCCGAGCATCTGCTTGCCGGTGACCCAAGTGGTGCGCCAGAGGGTGGGCAGGTCGAGGGTGCTGGTCAGGCCGTCGGcgaagccgaagaagagCATGGGCGGGATCCAGCCGCGCGCGTACTCGAGCGCGAAGCAGCTCTCGGGCATGCGGTACTGCTTgacgtcgccgcggcgcaggtGGTGCACCGACCCCGGCGGGTACACCTCGGGCGCGTACTCGCCGGGCACGTACGCCAGCTGCGTGCCCGTCAGGATGTGGAAGTAGTCGTCCGCCGTGTGCCGCCCCGTGTGGCCCtccgtgccgaccgccgtgccgaagATGATGAGGTACTCGGTTATGCCTGGCCGTGTTGGCAGCGCAATGGTGGGTTAGCAGTGACgcggagggagggggagggggaacgGGGGATGAACGGTTGTGGTGAAAACGCACTCGCATGCAGGATGTACATGGCGcccatggcgccgccggcgttgttGAACATCCACTCCTCGTCGCGGTTGATGTAGCTCGACAGGCTGACCTGGCCGCTCAGCTCGTCGACAATGTACTGCACGATGGCGCGGGTGTCGTTGCCGTGCGCGGCGATGCCGCGCTTGGCCACGTCGTGCAGCTGGTCCAGGTCGAAGATGTAGAAGCGGTGCAGGTTCTGCTCGAGCAGGTAGTACACGGGCGTGAGCACGCCGAGCAGGATCGCCAGGAACTTGAGCcagccgcccagcccgccggcgcagcggcagccggaggacgacgaggatgatgatTTCGGTGCCATTGCGACTGGTGCAGACGTGGAGATGAGGGGCGGACGGGGAGGGGCGGATGGGAGGGGGCGGATGGGGGAGAGGGAAAGGGGCCCAAAACGGGGCAGGAGACACCAGACTTGAACTTCTGCTTTTATTTATTAAATTGTTCAGCTCGCGCGGTTGCGCGGTCGCGCTGGCCCTGTCCCTGGTCCCTGGAAGGCGGTGAGCGTCTGCGACAGGGCGTCACTGCCGTATGTTTGACTGCTGGGCACCTGGCGCCCCACAAAACTCTGAATTCTGCCGCCTCGAACCACCCGGAAGCAAAGTTACCGAACGCCGCCAAGAATCAACACTCGCAAGTCAGTATTCCACGGATTCCACCGACCCACGACACCCGCACGGCGCCAAGCAGACAGCACCGCGCACGAACTTCCGTGGTCTCCCCCCGGATTTCAATTCCGCAGCCCTCCAggggaaaaagaaaaaaatgGACACGCCCAaaccggccgccgcccccacCCTGGTGATCCccggccagctgctcggccCCGCCTCGCGCTTCCTCCCCGGCCCGGGCACGCATCTGCACGAGTCCAACCTCTACTCCTCGCTGCTAGGGCAGGTGCACATCACccagccggcgcggcggcccgcgcccgcgcagcCCGGCCCCGCCAAGCGCCTGACCAAGAtcacgcccgcgccggcgccggcgccggccgagctgccgACCATCTCcgtcgcgccggcgcgcgcggccggcgctggcgctggcgctggtgctgggaagaggagggaggtGCTGCCCGAGGTGGGGAATATCGTGCTGTGCCGCGTGATACGGATCACGCCGCGgcaggcggtggtggcgatCCTGGTGTGCGGGGACTCGGTGCTGGAGGCGGACTGGCAGGGCTTGATTCGCGTGCAGGACATCAGGGCGACCGAGAAGGATCGGGTCAAGGTGTACGAGAGCTTTCGGCCCGGGGATATCGTCCGGGCGGAGGTGGTAAGTTCTACATGCAGcttcgcgcgcgcgcggcggggagggcTTGTTGTGGACGCTGACAAGAGGATGATGGGTGGGGTGGTAGATCTCGCTCGGTGACCAGGCGAACTACTACCTGTCGACGGCGCGGAACGAGCTGGGCGTCATACTGGCGACGAGCGAGGCGGGGAATACGATGTATCCCGTCAGTTGGAAGGAGTTCAGGGATCCGGAGACGGGGATGACGGAGCTGAGGAAGGTTGCGAAACCCTATTGAGCCTCGTCGGCTGGCGCATGGTATGGTATGCATTGGAAGGCGGGCATCGCACTACATCTGTTGGAGGATCCCGCTGGAGCGAttggcgacggcgcgccCGTGCGTCTGAGACGGCACCATCAGCCCAAGCCACGAAGGCTGGGCAATTGCCTCCGCCGCAGCCAGTCATGGCTGGGTCTTCTCTGCAGGGAGATAGATGGGGATCCTTCGACGCCAAGGGCCTGGTTACGGGTGTCTTATCGTCCGCACATCACGGCAGATCTTTGTGGTTGCCGTCTGATTGTTGGGGGCAGAATAGGACACCCAAGTCCCGCGACTGCAAAGGAGCTGTCTCCGAGATAGGACGAAACAGCGCCGCAGGTGCTCCGCATAACCTTACGTGAGCGGCGGTGCCTGGCTCCGTGCATGGCAAACATGCACTGACGCCCAATCTCGGGGATCATGGAGCCAGGAGCAGATCTTCCAAGCCAATCAACTGGATGGCAGTACATGCAGCTACCTATTGTTGAGTGACAGCCACGAGGTGTGAAGTACACGTAGTATTCCATACTCCGTATTGCTGGGTAGGTACTTTCCCCTGTTCCGGGCTGCGCTGGGACGCTTGTTCTCGGTATTTGCGGTCGATCGTGGGGCACAGCCACTGCAATGCGCAACAATGCGCGACGTCAGGGCGAAAAAGAAGGATCCCTGGCGCCAAGAACGGAACCAGCCACCCCACGCAGGAACAACACACGCGAGTCGCCAGGCTGCCacgccagcagcgcagcaCTTTGCTCTGGTTTGAGGCAACAATGAAAGACGGCTTCGACTgactcgacgccgcccgccgtaAATCACTCGAGGAGTCACGGAGTCACGCACAACGCCGGATCGAGTTCTCCGTGTCTCCAGAGCCATGACAGCCACGGAAACCACGGCAACCACGACAGCCGCCAGCATCACGGCTGTCGCAAAGGCAGACACCCTGACGGCCGCGCCCGTGTCCGCAGCCTGCTGCCCCAATTGCGGCTTCAGCCTGGACCAGTCGTCCTTCGAAGAGACGCAGACCGCCCTACTCAACGCGCAGAAGCAGATCGCCGATCTCGAAGCCCAGGTGCGCCTCCTCAACCAAAAAgccacggccgccgtcgaccgcTGGGCCGACTACGAAGACGAGCTCGCCAAGCTgcgcgcccagctcgagTCCCGACCGCAAACACCGACACCATCACCGCTCCAACAACAATCCACAACGGCAAAGCAGCAACACCCGGCCTCTCTCCCCACCCCGCCCAGCTCAGCAGCCGGCCTCCCGACACCGTCCCCCTCGCGCGCCTCCTTCCtcaccaccagcgccgcctcgcgcATCTCCGCCCTCCTCTCGCGCAAATCCCCACCCGCGGTGCCGCCGACCCTCAAACCGCTCCCGAGCGCGCTCAGCCCGATCCCCTCCGCCCCTTCCTCCGCCTCGTAtagcaccaccaccaccaccccggGCGGCACCAGCACGACACCAACCACTGCGAACCCCCCAcccaccac from Thermothielavioides terrestris NRRL 8126 chromosome 1, complete sequence includes these protein-coding regions:
- a CDS encoding C-8 sterol isomerase (orthologue of Saccharomyces cerevisiae ERG2; orthologue of S. cerevisiae ERG2), with product MAPKSSSSSSSGCRCAGGLGGWLKFLAILLGVLTPVYYLLEQNLHRFYIFDLDQLHDVAKRGIAAHGNDTRAIVQYIVDELSGQVSLSSYINRDEEWMFNNAGGAMGAMYILHASITEYLIIFGTAVGTEGHTGRHTADDYFHILTGTQLAYVPGEYAPEVYPPGSVHHLRRGDVKQYRMPESCFALEYARGWIPPMLFFGFADGLTSTLDLPTLWRTTWVTGKQMLGNLARGKL